Proteins from a genomic interval of Corynebacterium freiburgense:
- a CDS encoding cutinase family protein translates to MKKVLPTVIGLIILIALTLLLVRYLVERPKIEPPAPQPPEVIQPEWCPSVEVIAAPGTWESSATDDPINPMANPTSFMLTVTQPLQERFSPDDVKVWTVPYTAQFRNINAMHEMSYDASRNEGSARVEEEMRKTHGECPLTDFVLIGFSQGAVFLGDITSVIGTGAVTNIVPAERIRGVALVADGRREANVGQHIGNPVGGVGAEVALHPVNALVQPIVPDATMRGARPGGFGSINDRTVEICAPDDHICDAPLNVLNAFERAQGLIAANGIHAQYATNPNVIPGTTTSAWLVDWATDLINK, encoded by the coding sequence ATGAAGAAAGTCCTGCCTACCGTTATTGGGCTGATTATCCTAATAGCACTAACGTTGCTTTTAGTTCGGTATCTCGTAGAGCGGCCGAAAATCGAACCGCCTGCTCCACAACCACCTGAAGTGATTCAACCTGAGTGGTGCCCAAGCGTCGAAGTGATAGCTGCGCCGGGCACCTGGGAATCCAGCGCAACGGATGATCCAATCAATCCGATGGCAAACCCAACATCGTTTATGTTGACAGTCACGCAGCCTTTGCAGGAGCGTTTTTCTCCTGATGATGTAAAAGTTTGGACTGTGCCATACACTGCGCAGTTCCGAAATATTAATGCGATGCATGAAATGAGCTATGACGCATCACGGAATGAGGGAAGCGCGCGTGTAGAGGAAGAAATGCGGAAAACCCATGGGGAATGCCCACTCACTGATTTCGTGTTAATTGGTTTTTCTCAAGGGGCTGTATTCCTTGGAGACATTACGTCTGTAATTGGTACGGGCGCCGTTACGAACATTGTGCCAGCTGAACGTATACGTGGTGTGGCATTGGTTGCGGATGGGCGTCGAGAAGCAAATGTTGGGCAGCATATTGGTAATCCTGTAGGTGGCGTTGGGGCTGAGGTTGCGTTACACCCTGTAAATGCCTTGGTGCAGCCAATTGTGCCTGATGCGACGATGCGTGGGGCGCGCCCAGGCGGTTTTGGATCTATTAATGATCGAACTGTGGAAATTTGTGCTCCTGATGACCATATATGTGATGCACCATTGAACGTATTAAATGCATTTGAACGTGCCCAAGGGCTTATCGCGGCAAATGGTATTCACGCTCAATACGCAACAAACCCAAATGTTATTCCCGGTACCACAACTTCTGCATGGTTAGTTGATTGGGCAACTGATTTGATCAACAAATAA
- the pks13 gene encoding polyketide synthase Pks13 (Pks13 is a key enzyme in mycolic acid biosynthesis.) encodes MDRRQMTVAELKAWLRAWVVTATGLPEEEITDDKPMESFGLSSRDVVILSGELENLLDVQLDATIAYEYPTIAGLSQRLIEGPSHKPKKAVRRDFTVISDSPGTHDIAIVGMAARYPKALNLNEMWELLISGRDGISELPAGRWSEYAANDVMTAKMSSVSTLGGYLDDIASFDAEFFGLSPVEAANMDPQQRIALVLAWEALEHARIPAHRLRGSNVGVYIGSSNNDYGIMIASDPAEAHPYALTGTASSIIPNRVSYVFDFRGPSVSIDTACSSSLVSVHHAVRALRCGDADIALAGGVNILASPFVTTGFGELGVLSPSGKIHAFSEDADGFVRSDGAGLVVLKRVDDAIADGDNILAVIKGTAVNSDGRSNGLTAPNSDAQIAVLERAYMDAGIDPLSVDYVEAHGTGTILGDPIETTALGQVLGRERELREPLLLGSAKTNFGHTESAAGAAGLIKVVLSMQHQVLPPSINYSGPNPYIDFDTERLEVVQDPREWPKYSGRAIAGISGFGFGGTNAHAVISEFHPDDYTVAALHSPAELDSEQYLLPVSGLLPSRRRQAAADLADYLEGNADLEPVARSLARSNHGRSAAVVTAATKEEAIKRLRIVAEGKKSAGIAVADAPLNLGPVFVYSGFGSQYRKMAKDLLHTSPMFRERLTELDADIIFESGWSLIELIEDDSRTYNTETAQVGITAIQIALTDLLAYFGAKPAAVVGMSMGEIAAAYAAGGLSAKDAMRVACHRSRLMGEGEESLPEDQLGAMAVVEFSAADLDAFIAENPEYQGVEPAVYAGPGMTTIGGPREAVVKLVEKLEAEEKFARLLNVKGAGHTSAVEPLLGELAAETAGIEPRPLEVPLFSSVDKGVVYPVGSIVHESDYWLRCTRGSVWFLEAITAAFAAGHEMLVEICPNPVAIMGMMNTAFSVGKADAQLLFTLKQKLSPSDTLRDLLAKLYVAGAPIQLDRVLGAGDYAEIPGVTWKEQRYWTAARPASQSVALPGHRAYLPDGTVVFSARAEHVPSAEALIDAAAAAAFPESSVVAVEEYIALPPIGEITTLVRKNLGGVAISVYRVTGEVFPLLAEGFASVAGLPQPTPVQQQVSTPSFIELDEEIEAVYWDPESGESVEQRMRSIVSESMGYDIDDLPGELPLIDLGLDSLMGMRIKNRIEHDFQIPPLQVQALRDASVADVVTLVEDLVAGKTTAVSDEIVPVSTAVALKATPESSTRSNIVQVAPRDASERLVFATWASITGAAVPGVTSELPEVTEEHAQAIAERLTERAGIEIKVEDIHEAAALEDLANIVRKGLEVEVEGNIRVLRERPAGSQQPAVFLFHPAGGSSVVYQPLMRRLPEDVPVYGVERLEGTLEERAASYLDEIRTYADGHPVILGGWSFGGALAYEVAHQLVGSDVDIALIVLLDTVQPAEAIPDTMEETRARWERYSAFAKKTYNLDFPVPYELLETQGEDALLTMMAEFLSSTDASAHGLAAGVLEHQRASFVDNRILDRVQLEHWADVRVPVMLFRAERMHDGAIELEPRYANIHADGGWSAIVEQLDIIQLRGDHLAIVDEPEIGTVGAHLTKRLREIEAHLEGN; translated from the coding sequence ATGGATCGACGTCAAATGACCGTTGCGGAGCTCAAAGCTTGGCTGCGGGCATGGGTGGTTACCGCTACGGGTCTTCCGGAAGAGGAGATCACCGACGATAAACCTATGGAGAGTTTTGGGTTGTCGTCTCGTGACGTTGTTATCCTTTCGGGTGAGTTAGAAAACCTTCTTGACGTGCAACTTGATGCCACGATTGCATATGAGTACCCTACAATCGCTGGTCTTAGTCAACGTCTGATTGAAGGGCCTTCGCATAAACCTAAGAAGGCAGTTCGCCGTGATTTTACGGTGATTTCAGATAGTCCTGGTACTCACGATATTGCAATCGTGGGTATGGCAGCACGCTATCCAAAAGCCCTCAACCTTAATGAAATGTGGGAACTCTTAATTTCCGGTAGGGATGGAATTTCGGAACTGCCGGCCGGTAGGTGGTCCGAATACGCTGCCAATGACGTTATGACCGCGAAAATGTCGTCAGTGTCCACACTTGGGGGTTATTTAGACGATATTGCTAGCTTCGATGCAGAGTTTTTTGGGCTGTCTCCTGTGGAAGCCGCGAATATGGATCCGCAACAGCGTATTGCATTAGTCCTTGCTTGGGAGGCATTGGAGCATGCGCGAATTCCAGCACATAGATTGCGTGGGAGCAATGTAGGTGTGTATATCGGATCCTCCAATAATGACTATGGAATTATGATCGCTTCAGATCCGGCGGAAGCGCACCCGTATGCTTTAACAGGTACTGCAAGTTCGATTATTCCGAACCGTGTTTCTTATGTATTCGATTTCCGGGGGCCTTCCGTAAGTATTGATACAGCATGCTCATCTTCACTAGTCAGTGTGCACCATGCGGTACGCGCTTTACGTTGTGGGGATGCTGATATTGCGCTGGCTGGTGGCGTTAATATTTTGGCTAGTCCGTTTGTCACCACGGGGTTTGGAGAATTAGGGGTGTTGAGCCCCTCCGGGAAGATTCATGCTTTTTCCGAAGACGCCGATGGGTTTGTGCGCTCTGATGGAGCTGGTTTAGTGGTGCTAAAACGTGTCGATGATGCAATCGCCGACGGCGACAATATCCTTGCTGTAATCAAAGGCACTGCGGTGAATTCTGATGGTCGCTCAAATGGTTTGACTGCCCCGAATTCCGATGCACAAATTGCGGTATTAGAACGCGCTTATATGGATGCCGGTATTGATCCACTTTCGGTGGATTATGTGGAGGCACACGGTACCGGAACGATTCTTGGGGATCCCATTGAAACAACGGCGCTTGGTCAAGTGCTGGGCCGCGAACGTGAACTGCGCGAACCATTGCTTTTGGGTAGTGCAAAAACAAACTTTGGTCATACAGAATCTGCTGCAGGCGCGGCCGGGCTTATTAAAGTGGTGCTGAGTATGCAGCACCAAGTATTGCCGCCTTCAATTAATTATTCTGGACCAAATCCTTATATTGATTTTGATACTGAGCGGCTTGAAGTGGTACAAGATCCACGTGAATGGCCTAAGTACTCTGGTAGAGCCATTGCAGGTATTTCGGGATTCGGCTTTGGTGGCACCAACGCGCACGCGGTGATCTCAGAATTTCATCCGGACGATTACACAGTCGCTGCTTTGCACTCACCTGCAGAACTTGATTCAGAACAATACCTATTGCCGGTAAGCGGGTTGCTGCCATCGCGGCGTCGACAAGCAGCAGCGGATCTTGCGGACTACCTTGAAGGAAATGCCGACCTTGAGCCAGTTGCTCGTTCGCTTGCCCGCAGTAACCACGGACGCTCTGCCGCAGTAGTGACCGCCGCAACCAAAGAAGAGGCAATAAAACGCCTGCGTATTGTGGCAGAGGGAAAAAAGAGTGCTGGTATTGCGGTAGCTGACGCTCCGCTGAATCTGGGGCCGGTGTTTGTGTATTCGGGATTTGGTTCTCAGTACCGGAAGATGGCTAAAGATCTTTTGCATACTTCGCCAATGTTCCGCGAGCGCCTTACTGAACTGGATGCCGATATTATTTTTGAATCCGGCTGGTCACTTATCGAACTCATTGAAGATGACTCGCGCACCTACAATACCGAAACAGCCCAAGTGGGTATTACCGCGATTCAAATTGCGCTCACTGATCTGCTTGCATATTTTGGTGCTAAGCCAGCAGCGGTAGTTGGCATGTCAATGGGCGAAATCGCCGCCGCCTATGCCGCGGGAGGTCTTAGCGCGAAAGACGCTATGCGGGTAGCGTGCCACCGCTCTCGGCTAATGGGTGAGGGCGAAGAATCCCTGCCTGAAGATCAATTGGGTGCCATGGCCGTGGTTGAATTTTCTGCGGCAGACCTCGATGCATTTATTGCCGAAAACCCCGAATATCAAGGCGTTGAGCCAGCAGTTTATGCGGGTCCTGGCATGACAACAATTGGTGGACCCCGCGAAGCAGTAGTCAAGCTGGTAGAAAAACTTGAAGCGGAAGAAAAATTTGCCCGCTTGCTTAATGTAAAAGGTGCTGGGCACACCAGTGCGGTAGAGCCATTACTTGGGGAGCTTGCTGCAGAAACTGCCGGTATCGAACCGCGACCACTTGAAGTCCCGCTTTTTAGCTCCGTGGATAAAGGCGTGGTGTATCCCGTAGGTTCTATTGTCCATGAATCTGACTATTGGTTGCGTTGCACCCGTGGCTCCGTATGGTTCCTAGAGGCAATTACGGCGGCATTTGCAGCGGGGCATGAAATGCTTGTAGAAATCTGCCCGAATCCAGTTGCGATTATGGGCATGATGAACACCGCTTTTTCAGTTGGTAAAGCCGATGCTCAATTGCTGTTTACGCTAAAGCAAAAGCTTTCGCCTTCGGATACCCTGCGTGATTTATTGGCAAAATTGTATGTTGCAGGTGCACCAATCCAACTCGACCGCGTCCTTGGGGCTGGCGACTATGCCGAAATACCAGGAGTGACCTGGAAAGAGCAACGTTATTGGACTGCCGCCCGCCCCGCTTCTCAGAGTGTGGCATTGCCAGGGCATCGCGCATATCTCCCCGACGGTACCGTTGTCTTTAGTGCCCGAGCAGAGCATGTGCCTTCTGCTGAAGCACTTATCGACGCCGCGGCCGCTGCAGCATTCCCCGAATCCAGCGTTGTGGCAGTTGAGGAATACATTGCGCTTCCTCCAATAGGCGAAATAACTACGCTTGTGCGAAAGAATCTTGGTGGCGTGGCAATTTCCGTATATCGCGTGACTGGGGAAGTCTTCCCGCTTCTTGCTGAAGGATTTGCCAGTGTTGCAGGTTTGCCGCAACCAACACCTGTACAGCAGCAAGTAAGTACGCCATCGTTTATCGAACTCGATGAAGAAATTGAAGCGGTGTACTGGGATCCTGAAAGTGGTGAGTCTGTAGAGCAACGGATGCGCTCAATTGTGTCTGAATCTATGGGATACGATATCGACGATCTCCCTGGTGAACTGCCGCTAATCGATTTGGGGCTTGACTCCCTTATGGGGATGCGTATTAAAAACCGAATTGAGCACGATTTCCAGATCCCGCCCCTTCAAGTTCAAGCATTGCGTGACGCAAGTGTTGCGGATGTAGTCACGCTTGTGGAGGATCTAGTAGCTGGCAAAACCACTGCAGTCTCCGATGAAATAGTTCCTGTATCCACTGCAGTAGCACTTAAGGCCACTCCTGAGTCTTCAACCCGGTCAAATATTGTGCAGGTGGCACCACGCGATGCTTCGGAACGTTTAGTTTTTGCAACTTGGGCATCGATCACTGGTGCGGCGGTGCCGGGTGTGACCAGTGAATTACCAGAGGTTACTGAAGAGCATGCTCAAGCAATCGCAGAGCGCTTGACTGAACGCGCTGGTATTGAAATCAAAGTTGAAGATATCCACGAGGCAGCTGCGTTAGAAGACCTAGCTAATATTGTTCGAAAAGGACTGGAAGTCGAAGTGGAAGGAAATATCCGCGTACTTCGTGAACGTCCAGCAGGCTCGCAGCAACCTGCGGTATTCCTCTTCCATCCCGCTGGTGGATCCTCGGTAGTTTATCAACCACTAATGCGCCGACTACCAGAAGATGTTCCTGTTTATGGTGTAGAGCGCCTTGAAGGAACCCTGGAGGAACGCGCTGCAAGCTATCTCGATGAAATCCGAACATATGCGGACGGGCATCCAGTAATCCTCGGTGGTTGGAGTTTCGGTGGTGCACTTGCCTATGAAGTCGCCCATCAACTGGTAGGTAGCGATGTAGATATTGCCCTCATCGTGTTATTGGATACTGTCCAACCAGCCGAGGCCATTCCAGACACCATGGAAGAAACTCGTGCTCGTTGGGAACGTTATTCTGCATTTGCCAAAAAAACCTATAACCTCGACTTCCCGGTTCCATATGAATTGCTGGAAACTCAAGGTGAAGATGCATTACTTACCATGATGGCTGAGTTTTTATCGAGCACCGATGCTTCGGCGCATGGTCTAGCTGCCGGTGTTCTCGAACACCAGCGCGCATCTTTTGTGGACAATCGGATTCTTGATCGAGTACAGCTTGAGCATTGGGCAGATGTTCGTGTGCCAGTTATGTTATTCCGCGCAGAGCGTATGCATGATGGTGCAATCGAATTGGAACCTCGGTACGCCAATATTCACGCTGATGGTGGTTGGTCCGCTATCGTAGAACAGTTAGATATTATTCAGCTGCGGGGTGACCACCTCGCCATCGTGGATGAGCCAGAGATTGGCACGGTAGGCGCACACCTGACCAAGCGTTTACGTGAAATCGAGGCTCATCTAGAAGGAAACTAA
- a CDS encoding FadD32-like long-chain-fatty-acid--AMP ligase — MDLHGVIGQFFDEKGQVALPPQMTIAGLCETLYQAEAMQGGGDRHCMRFWDYSSDRNGVAVEYTRTEVNTRIKAVSARLQQVGKLGDRVAILAGNSPEYIFGFIGALYAGMVPVPLYDPNEPGHADHLKAVIADCKPTIVLTHTPGAPAVRNYFAELPAAERPRILSVDSLPDSLAESWVNPMTSPEVQAMMAQSTQSPLDMVAFLQYTSGSTRTPAGVVLSNRSVMTNVLQIFTAAQLKTPLRLVTWLPLHHDMGIILAAFVTILGLEMEMMTPRDFIQQPSRWVKQLNNNNSQTHVYTVVPNFALELAVRYGLPAEGEELDLSAMDGLIIGSEPVTPKAVNQFFAAFEKYGLKRTVMRPSYGLAEASLLVTTPQRPDRPVITYVDRTKLSEGFAEIVDEDSENAVALMSNGSVVRPQALVVVDPETRTELADGQVGEFWAHGENMAVGYLDRPEETAATFLNTLIARLPENSRAEGFPDDNRWMATGDLGVIIDGETYITGRLKDLIVVAGRNHYPQDIEYTVDHATDHIEPAAIAAFAIEGEDVEKLIIFAERDRHKDASGDAAAIEAIRTAVSKNHGVVPHEIRIVELDGIPRSSSGKIARRVCKNAYLAEK; from the coding sequence ATGGATCTTCATGGCGTAATTGGCCAGTTTTTCGATGAAAAAGGCCAAGTGGCCCTGCCTCCGCAAATGACCATTGCGGGACTGTGCGAAACCCTCTACCAAGCTGAAGCAATGCAAGGAGGTGGGGATCGGCACTGCATGCGCTTCTGGGACTATTCTTCTGACCGCAATGGTGTTGCCGTTGAATACACCCGCACCGAGGTCAATACGCGCATTAAAGCGGTATCCGCCCGTCTCCAGCAAGTAGGCAAACTTGGTGACCGTGTTGCAATCCTTGCCGGCAATAGCCCCGAATACATTTTCGGATTTATTGGTGCTCTATATGCCGGAATGGTTCCAGTACCACTGTATGACCCAAACGAGCCAGGGCATGCCGATCACCTAAAAGCTGTGATCGCAGACTGTAAGCCGACCATTGTGCTTACTCACACCCCAGGTGCACCAGCCGTCCGTAATTACTTTGCGGAGCTACCAGCCGCAGAGCGCCCACGCATCCTGTCGGTGGATTCTCTCCCGGATTCTTTGGCGGAATCTTGGGTTAACCCAATGACTTCCCCCGAAGTTCAGGCAATGATGGCGCAATCCACCCAATCGCCACTAGATATGGTTGCATTCCTGCAGTACACATCCGGTTCGACCCGCACCCCAGCTGGTGTAGTACTTTCAAACCGCTCAGTAATGACTAACGTGTTGCAGATCTTTACAGCTGCCCAGCTAAAGACTCCGCTCCGTCTGGTTACCTGGCTCCCATTGCACCACGATATGGGAATTATCCTTGCGGCATTTGTCACCATTCTTGGATTGGAAATGGAAATGATGACGCCGCGGGACTTTATCCAACAGCCGTCCCGCTGGGTCAAGCAACTTAATAACAACAACAGCCAAACGCACGTGTATACGGTAGTGCCGAATTTTGCCCTGGAACTCGCAGTGCGTTACGGATTGCCAGCAGAAGGCGAAGAACTCGACCTTTCTGCCATGGATGGTTTGATTATCGGCTCTGAACCAGTAACACCAAAGGCTGTGAACCAATTTTTTGCCGCATTTGAAAAGTACGGCCTGAAACGCACAGTAATGCGGCCATCCTACGGCCTGGCGGAAGCTTCATTGCTGGTGACAACTCCACAGCGACCTGATCGCCCGGTTATTACCTATGTGGATCGTACAAAGCTGAGCGAAGGTTTCGCAGAAATCGTGGACGAAGACAGCGAAAATGCTGTTGCGCTCATGTCCAATGGTTCTGTTGTTCGCCCGCAAGCACTTGTGGTTGTTGATCCGGAAACACGTACTGAATTAGCAGACGGTCAGGTCGGGGAATTTTGGGCCCATGGCGAAAACATGGCTGTTGGTTACCTAGATCGTCCAGAAGAAACAGCTGCAACGTTCTTAAACACTTTGATTGCACGTCTCCCCGAGAACTCACGGGCTGAGGGCTTTCCGGATGACAACCGTTGGATGGCTACAGGCGACCTTGGTGTGATTATTGATGGTGAAACCTACATTACTGGTCGACTCAAAGACTTGATTGTGGTGGCAGGCCGTAATCACTACCCACAAGACATTGAATACACTGTGGATCATGCTACTGATCACATTGAGCCAGCAGCGATTGCAGCATTCGCAATTGAAGGCGAAGACGTAGAAAAGCTCATTATTTTTGCAGAGCGGGATCGCCATAAGGATGCTTCCGGTGACGCCGCTGCAATCGAGGCTATTCGGACCGCTGTATCGAAGAACCATGGCGTTGTTCCTCACGAGATTCGTATTGTTGAGCTCGATGGAATTCCGCGTAGTTCTTCCGGAAAAATCGCACGGCGCGTATGTAAGAATGCGTATTTAGCAGAAAAGTAA